A portion of the Bifidobacterium bifidum ATCC 29521 = JCM 1255 = DSM 20456 genome contains these proteins:
- a CDS encoding LacI family DNA-binding transcriptional regulator encodes MDKAGIREVAKAAGVSISTVSRAFAHPEVVSEKTRHKVLQAADQLDFNISRSAAALKSGQTFRVALLMNEEITSWFNTQIFAGINSIMHDAGYDISVFQHIDTADMRRKFFTDLPVRRNVDAVFVASFAIDEKEVEQLKRIRVPIIGINTPSIDGFDASISIDDENGMYTATQHLLNLGHKHIVYACSAASESMDSSIDARGRGFIRACENVEKRRELNWQVVTVPRGRAFADSALSALLALDEFPDAICCQIDMMAIPLMLKLERYGHRTPRDYSIIGFDDSPYADTVNLTTMKQDPFKMGRSAAQKAIKLINGEEPEKPHEIVQPTLMLRESDALYTD; translated from the coding sequence ATGGATAAAGCAGGAATACGCGAAGTGGCAAAAGCGGCAGGGGTCTCCATATCCACCGTATCCCGCGCATTCGCCCACCCCGAAGTCGTGTCGGAGAAGACACGGCACAAGGTGCTGCAGGCCGCGGACCAGCTCGACTTCAACATCTCCCGCTCGGCCGCGGCCCTGAAATCCGGGCAGACGTTCCGCGTGGCGCTGCTCATGAACGAGGAGATCACCAGCTGGTTCAACACCCAGATCTTCGCCGGCATCAACTCGATCATGCACGACGCCGGCTATGACATCTCCGTCTTCCAGCACATCGACACCGCCGACATGCGCCGCAAGTTCTTCACCGACCTGCCAGTGCGACGCAACGTCGACGCGGTGTTCGTGGCGTCCTTCGCCATCGACGAGAAAGAGGTCGAACAGCTCAAGCGCATCCGCGTGCCGATCATCGGCATCAACACGCCGTCCATCGACGGATTCGACGCCTCCATCAGTATCGACGACGAAAACGGCATGTACACGGCCACCCAGCATCTGCTCAACCTCGGCCACAAGCACATCGTGTACGCCTGCTCGGCGGCGTCCGAGTCCATGGACTCCTCGATCGACGCCCGCGGCCGCGGATTCATCCGCGCCTGCGAAAACGTCGAGAAGAGGCGCGAACTCAACTGGCAGGTGGTCACCGTGCCGCGCGGACGCGCGTTCGCCGATTCGGCGCTGTCGGCGCTGCTCGCGCTGGACGAGTTCCCCGACGCCATCTGCTGCCAGATAGACATGATGGCGATTCCGCTGATGCTCAAGCTCGAACGCTACGGACACCGCACGCCACGCGACTACTCGATCATCGGCTTCGACGACAGCCCCTATGCCGACACCGTCAACCTCACCACCATGAAACAGGACCCGTTCAAGATGGGACGTTCGGCCGCCCAGAAGGCAATCAAGCTCATCAACGGAGAGGAACCCGAGAAGCCGCATGAAATCGTGCAGCCGACCCTGATGCTGCGCGAGTCAGACGCCCTGTACACGGACTGA